The following is a genomic window from Capnocytophaga stomatis.
ATCAACTTTATTTATTATTTTTGCAGGCTTTAATACTAAAAAACTATGGTTTTACCTATTGTTGCTTATGGAGACCCTGTACTTAGAAAAGTAGGGACAGACATCACAGCGGATTATCCAAACTTGAAAGAATTGATAGCCAATATGTTTGAAACGATGGAAGCAAGTCACGGTGTTGGGCTGGCTGCTCCCCAAATTGGTTTGCCAATTCGTTTGTTTGTCATTGATGCATCGCCATTTGGTGAGGACGAGGATTTAACTGCGGAAGAACAAGAATTTTTGAAGAATTTCAGAAAAACATTTATCAACGCAAAAATTCTTGAAGAAACGGGAGATAAATGGAATTTCAATGAAGGCTGTTTGAGTATTCCCGGAGTGAGAGAAGATGTGCTTCGTCACAAAAAACTTACAATCAGTTATTTGGATGAGAATTTTACTCCTCAAGAATTGACAGTTGATGGGCTTGCTGCACGAATTATTCAGCACGAATATGACCATATTGAAGGGATTTTGTTCACAGACAAACTTTCGGCTTTCAAAAAACGATTGTTAAAAGGAAAACTTACGGACATTAGCAAAGGAAAAGTAAATGTGGATTACAGAATGCGTTTCCCAGGTGCAAAGAAAAGATAGAAAAATAGAATTTATAAATATAAAAGTTTAATAGATAGAGAATTAGAGATTAATTTTTATAATACAGAAAGATGAATTTAAACAAGATTTTAGCCATTTCGGGCAAACCAGGATTATATCATTTAGAGTCGCAAACACGTACAGGATTTTTGGCAACATCATTGTTGGACGGAAAACGAGTTTCGGTGGGAATCAGAAATAACGTGAGCTTACTTTCAGAAATCGCTATATATACATTGGAAACAGAAGTTCCTTTAGCTGAGGTATTTAAAAATATTAAACAAAAAGAAAATAACGGAAAAACGAGCATTTCTCACAAATCTGATGATGCAACATTGGAGGAATATTTCTTCAGTGTTCTGCCTAATTACGATGAAGACCGTGTGTACGCAAGTGACATTAAAAAAGTAATACAATGGTACAATTTGCTTCTTGAAAAAGGATTTTTAGAAGAAACTCCAGAGAATAAAGAGGAAGTTTCTGAAAAAGAAGAAGTTGTTAAAGGATAATTTATTTTGAAGGCGATGCATTGGCATCGTCTTTTTTATAACTTTAAAAGAGAAAAAGATGAAAATTCAGTTGTTTAAAAACATTGAGGAAGAGCAGTTAATAGATGTAACTATTTATATTACAGAAAGCTTAAATAGCTTGCCGGCCACGCTTTATCCCTATCTTGAAAAGTATTTTGAAAAAAAGAAAAATGTTGTTATTTCAATTCCTACACTTGAAGAGCCTTTGGTAATAGCATTAATTTTAGAAAAATCCGAAAAGGAATCTGTTAATAATGAAAAGGCAAGATTGATTGGAAATGAAATACTTACACTGTTGAAAAAAGAAGAGTATCTCACAGCTCGTATCATTTCAGCAGTGGAAGATGAAATGGCTTTGATGGTTCTTGAAGGTATGCTTTTGAGTGATTATCATTTCACAAAATACAAAACTAAGGAAGAAGAAAAGAAAGAAAAAGATATTCAAGTATATACGGAAATTGCTGAGGATAAAATAATTGAGCTTGTAGGTTTATTGGAAACGGTATCCATTGCTCGCAATTTAGTGAATGAGCCTCCTTCCGTTTTGACAACAACACGATTTTCGGAGGAGATTACAAATTTGGGCAATCGTTACGGGTTTGATGTAAATGTACTTAGTAAATCGCAAATCAAAAAGCTAAGAATGGGAGGATTGCTTGGCGTTAATGCAGGAAGTGATGTGCCTCCAACATTCAATATTCTTACTTGGCGTCCTCAAGATGCTAAAAATCAGCAACCTTATATCTTTGTAGGGAAGGGAGTTGTCTATGATACAGGAGGTTACAATGTGAAGCCGGGTAGTTATATGGATACAATGAAATCGGATATGGCGGGAGCAGCGGCGGTAGTTGGTTTGCTTTGTGCTGTGGCTCAAAATAAACTGCCAATACACGTAATAGGGCTAATTCCTGCTACGGATAATCGCATTAACAGCAATGCTTTTGTTTCTGATGATGTATTGACAATGATGAACGGAACAACTGTTGAGGTAAAAAATACAGATGCTGAAGGGCGTCTTATTTTGGCTGATGCTTTGGTTTATGCCCAAAATTTGAATCCTAAAATAGTGATTGATTTGGCTACGCTTACCGGAGCGGCTGCTCGGGTTACAGGTCACTACGGAAGTGCTTTTATGGGGAATGCTTCTGCGGAAATTAAGCAAAGTTTGCAACAATCAGGGGAAATGGTTTTTGAGAGGTTGGTAGAACTTCCTTTTTGGGAAGAGTTTGCTGAAGACTTGGAATCGCCCATTGCCGATATCAAAAATTTAGGAAAACCCGAAGGCGGAGCTTCCTCAGCAGGAAAATTCTTGGAGCATTTCACGAATTACCCTTGGCTACATATTGATATTGCAGGAACTGCCTTTCTAACAGCACCTTATCGGTATTTCAAACCTGGTGCAACGGGTGTAGGTATCCGATTGTTATATCATTTTCTGAAAAAAGAAGAAAATATTTTATAAGCATTTCAAGAAAAGAAAAATTCCAAGTGTTAGAGAAGTTCCTCATACTTGGAATTTTTTTCTGTAAACAAAAACTATTTGTATTTTCCGCAGAAAGTTGTATATTAGCCAAATAAATTTTAAAATTCAAAACTATGCAAGATTTATTCACATCCGTTCCTTTTATTCTTATAGTTGTATTTATTATTTTCGGAACATTTTTTACGGTTAAGCAACAAACTGCGGTTTCTGTTGAGCGTTTCGGTAAATTTCAAAGTATTCGGCATTCGGGATTACAAATGAAAATTCCGATTATTGATAAAGTTGCTGCTCGTATTAGCTTGAAAATTCAACAGTTAGATGTTATTGTTGAAACAAAAACTCTTGATGATGTATTTGTAAAAATCAAAGTATCAGTACAATATGTGGTAATTAAGGACAAAGTGTACGATGCTATTTATCGTCTTGAATATCCTCACGACCAAATTACAAGCTATGTGTTTGATGTGGTACGTGCTGAGGTTCCGAAAATGCGTTTGGATGATGTTTTTGTTAAAAAAGATGACATTGCAATCGCTGTAAAACGTGAGGTGCAAGAAGCGATGGAAACTTACGGGTATGACATTATTAAGACCCTTGTGACAGATATTGACCCTGATGCACAAGTAAAAGCAGCGATGAACCGAATTAATGCAGCTGAACGTGAGAAAGTTGCAGCTCAATATGAAGGAGATGCTCAACGTATTTTAATTGTGGAAAAGGCAAAAGCGGAAGCGGAAAGCAAACGTTTGCAAGGACAAGGTATTGCCGACCAACGTCGTGAAATTGCACGCGGATTGGTAGAAAGCGTTGATGTGCTTAATAAGGTTGGAATTAGTTCGCAAGAGGCTTCGGCTTTGATTGTTGTAACACAGCATTACGACACCTTACAGGCTGTAGGTCAGGAAACTAACAGTAATTTGATTTTGTTGCCAAATTCTCCGCAAGCGGGAAGTGATATGCTTAATAATATGATAACTTCATTTACCGCATCTAATCAAATTGCAGAAAAAATGAAAAACAAGGACAAAAATTTATAATAGCAAATTTAATAATGGTATAATTCCAAGAAAAACGTTTTTTCCTGCTGAATTATTTTTTTTCATACGTTTGTGAAATAAATATTTATTAAGTATCTTTGTTTGCTTCAAGTAAATAAAAAAAGCTATGGAAAAGATGTTGAATTATTTTTACCTCTTTGTTTTGTGCTTCGCCTTTTTAGGATTTTTTAATGTGCCTTATCACAGTACTTTACTTTCATTATTTGGAGTTTTAGTTTTTATATCAGTGTTTTACGCTCATTTTAAAGATTACCGAAAGCAAGTGCGTTGGGGCTTAATATTGATGTTTATAATTCCGTTTTTTCTAATCTTTTTGGGAAAATAGACGTAACTTTTTAAATTCAAAATAACTAAAAAAATTAATTATAAAATAAAAATAAGAATAGATGAATCATTTTACAGCAGAAGATTTTGAAAAATTGCTAAAAGGTTGGATTACCGAATTGGTTAACTTTGTTCCGACATTGGTCGGAGCCTTATTAATTTTCATCGGAGGACGTTATGTAATTCGTTTTTTGGTGAATTTAATACAGAGAATAATGTTGCGAAGAGAGGTAGAGATAACCCTTCAAACTTTTGTCTTACAATTAGTTAAATGGATTCTTCACATTGCATTATTTTTGATAATCGTACAAATTATTGGAATTCCGACAACGCAGTTTTTTGCCATTTTAGCCAGTGCTGGTATTGCCGTAGGGCTGGCTTTGCAGGGTTCGTTATCAAATTTTGCGGGCGGAATTATGATATTGATTTTCAAGCCTTTTAAAGTAGGAGATAATATCGAAGCAAAAGGAGAACGAGGTACTGTAAAACGCATTGGGCTGGTTTCCACTACGCTAAATAAATTTAACAATGAGGAAGTTATCATCCCAAATGGTCCTCTTTTCGGAGATAGTATTATCAATTACACTCGGGAGGATAAAAGACGAGTAAAAGTTTTAGTAGGAATTGGGTATAGTTCTGATCTTCAGAAAGCTAAGGAAATTTTGTTGGATATAGCCAAGAGCGATAAACGAGCCTTTGAAGAGCCTGCTCCGTCCGTATTTGTGGAAGAATTAGCGGATAGTTCTGTGAATATTTCAGTACGTTTTTGGTGTAATAACGATGATTATTGGGATTGTTATTTTGCTGCTATTGAAGCAGTTAAATTGCGATTTGATGCTGAAGGAATCGAAATTCCTTTCCCACAGAGGGTGCTCAATATTGTGAGCGATACCAGCAAATCTTAAAAAAGAATAAAATATATTTTGACAGATATGAAAAAGATAGTTGTAACCGGCGGATTGGGTTTTATCGGTTCGCATACGGTGGTTGAGTTGCAAAACTCAGGTTTTGAAGTGGTTATCATCGATAATTTGTCCAATTCATCGGAGGATGTATTGCCACGTATTGTGAATATTACGGGTAAAAAACCAATTTTTGAAAAATTCGATTTGCGTGACAAACAAGCGGTTATTGATTTTTTCCAAAGACATCACGACATTGCCGGAATGATTCACTTTGCGGCTTCAAAAGCTGTTGGGGAAAGCGTGGAAAAACCGTTGTTGTACTATGAAAACAACCTAACTACATTGGTTTATCTGCTGCAAGAGTTGAGCAAAAAAGATAAAGCTCATTTCATATTTAGCTCATCTTGTACGGTTTATGGGCAAGCCGATGAGCTTCCAATTACAGAGAACGCTCCTGTGAAAAAGGCGGAATCTCCTTACGGAAATACCAAACAAATCGGAGAGGAAATCATTGTAGATACGTGTAAGGTAACTCCGCATTTGCAAGCAATTTCACTGCGTTACTTCAACCCGATTGGTGCACATCCTTCCGCAGAAATTGGGGAATTGCCTATCGGAGTGCCTCAAAATTTGGTGCCGTTCATCACACAAACGGGCATCGGGCTGCGTGAAAAATTATCCGTTTTTGGAGATGATTACCCAACACCCGACGGAACTTGTATCCGCGATTACATTCACGTGGTGGATTTGGCAAAGGCTCACGTGGTGGCGTTGCAACGTCTGTTAGAAGGCAAAAATGCTGAAAATTATGAAGTTTTCAATGTGGGAACGGGAACAGGAAGTAGCGTTCTGGAAGTGATTAACAGCTTTGAGCGAGTTTCATGCGAAAAATTAAATTATCAAATTGTGGGCAGGCGTGCCGGTGATATTACTGCGGCTTACGCCAATACTGACAAGGCCAATAACGTACTTGGCTGGAAATCAAAATCTACCTTAGATGAGGCAATGGCTTCGGCTTGGAAATGGGAAAAGAAAGTTAGAGGAAAATAAATTGTAACAGAAGAAGGTAAATCCCAAAATCAAAAGAAAATATTTCTTGATTTTGGGATTCGTTTTTTGTATTTAAATAACTTCAAACATTTTACCGGGCAACGGACGAATTACATTCTTCATTTCAAGTTGAAACAGCAAATTAGAAACTTGATAAACAGGTATTTGACATTCAAGAGCAATTGTGTCAAGTAGTTGCTTTCCGTTGTTTTTCAGGTAATTGTGAATTTTTTCTTCTTCTGCTGAAAGTTCTATAAAAAGTTGTTGTTGTATGGGCTTCGATGCAGGTTTATCCCAATTCAAATGATATAATAAATCTTTGGCGGAGGTTAAAATCCGAGCCTTTTCCACACGGATTAAATCATTACATCCTACGCTGTAAGTGTCTGTCGCTCTTCCCGGAACAGCAAAAACATCACGGTTGTAGGAGAAGGCAATGTCTGCGGTAACCAAACTTCCTCCTTTGGAACCCGATTCAATAACCACAGTGGCTTCTGATAGTCCTGCGATAATACGATTTCGGCTGAGAAAATTCTTTCTGTCAAATTTACATTGAAACCCGAAATCGGTTATAAATCCGCCATATTCTTCCATTGTTTCGCAATATTTGCTGTGGGCTTGCGGATAAATCATATTGAGTCCGTGGGCTAAACAAGCAATAGTTTGTAAGTTGTGATTGATGGCAGTTTTATGAGCGGTGATATCTACCCCGTAGGCAAATCCGCTTACAATTACAACATCCAAAGATGCTAAGTCTTCGATTAGTTTTTCGCAAAAAGCTTTACCATAAGGAGTTATGTTGCGAGTCCCGACAATACTCAAAATACGCTTGTTTTTCAGATGAATATTACCACGTTGATAGAAAAAAATCGGGCCATCAACACATTGTTTCAGTAAATCAGGATAGTCGTCATCTGTAAAACAACAAATTTTAATATTGTTTTTTTGAGCGAAATTTAACTCGGCTTCCGCTTCGTGTAAGTATTCTGACTTTAATAAATTTTGAGAAATTCTTTCTCCTATACCATCAATATTTTCAATTTTGTTTTTTTTCTGAGAAAAAATGTCCTTTGCACTCCCAAAGTGGGCAATGAGTTTTTTGGCTGTGATGTCACCTATCAGAGGCGTTTTTTTTAGAGCAATTAAGTAGAGAAGTTCCTCGTCTTTCATTATTTACGATAAATGTTGGGTTATAAAACTAACAAATCAGACATCCTTTCCAAAAAAGAAAAGATGCCCGAGTTGATATTAATTGAAAAATTATTTTGTTGATTTATAGCTAATTATTTATTTGCAAAATAATGGAAAAACCACGGAATAGTTTCGATTCCTTTTAAAAAGTTGAAAATTCCGAAGTGTTCATTTGGAGAGTGAATCGCATCACTGTCCAAACCAAAGCCCATCAAAATGGATTTACTTCCTAATTCTTTCTCGAAAAGAGCCACAATCGGGATACTTCCACCGGAACGAACAGGGATTGGTTCTTTCCCAAAAGTTTGAGCGTAAGCCTTAGCCGCAGCCTTGTAACCTGCTGTATCAATAGGAGTTACGTAACCCTGACCGCCGTGATGAGGTTTTACTTTCACGGTCACGCCCGCTGGTGCAATACTTTCAAAATGTTTTTGGAAGAGTTCTGTAATTTCTTTCCAATCCTGATTTGGAACTAATCGCATTGATATTTTTGCAAAAGCCTTACTTGGGATAACTGTTTTTGCACCTTCTCCTATGTATCCTCCCCAAATTCCATTCACATCAAGAGTAGGGCGGATGGAATTGCGTTCATTGGTTGTGTAGCCTGCTTCTCCGTATATATCATTGATATCCAGAGCTTTTTTGTAGTTTTCCAACGAAAAAGGAGCTTTAGCCATTTCATTGCGTTCTTCTTGTGAAAGTTCTTCAACTTTATCATAGAATCCCGGAATAGTTATTCGTTTATTTTCGTCGTGTAAAGAAGCAATCATTTTGGTAAGCACATTGATAGGATTTGCTACTGCACCTCCGTAAAGTCCTGAGTGTAAGTCACGATTAGGACCTGTTACTTCCACTTCCACATAACTTAATCCACGAAGTCCCGTAGTGATAGAAGGCGTGTCGTTGGCAATCATTCCTGTATCAGAAATCAAAATGATGTCATTTTTTAATTTTTCGTGGTTTCGCTCAACGAACCAACCCAAACTCTCTGAACCGACTTCCTCTTCTCCTTCAATCATAAATTTCACATTACAAGGCAAATTATTGGTTTTCACCATATATTCCAAAGCCTTTACGTGCATATACATTTGCCCTTTGTCATCACACGCACCACGAGCAAAAATAGCTCCTTGCGGATGTTTTTCTGTGGTTTTAATAACAGGCTCGAAAGGGTCAGAAAGCCACAAGTCGAGAGGGTCGGCGGGCTGAACGTCGTAGTGACCGTAAACCAAAACTGTAGGTAGCTTCGGGTCGATGATTTTTTCCCCGTAAACAATTGGGTAGCCTGGAGTTTCGCAAATTTCAGTCATATCACAACCAGCCTCGTCCAATGCTTTTTTTACGGCCTGAGCGGTGTTAATAACGTCTTGGGAATAAGCTGAATCGGCACTTATTGACGGAATTTTAAGAAGTTCCACTAATTCCGAAATAAATCGTTCCTTATTCTCTTCAATATAATTTTTTACTGAGTCCATAGATTTGAAATAAAAATAATTCCCCAAAGGTAGAAATAAAATCAGATTAATCAAAGTTTTTAAGGAAAACTCACAGAATGAAAGTTACCAATAAAAAAATGCTCAAAACTTTCAATAAAGCTTTGAGCATTTTTACGATTGATAAATTTTTATTACAACTTATAGTTTAATCCTAAACCTAATACTTCACGGATTTGGAATCCTTTAGCAGCGTTGTCATCATAAATAGCTTGGAATGTGAAGTTTGCAGACAAATATTTGTTGATTGCCATAGCCACATTTGCAGTGTAATCAATGTCAATATTTTGTGGTTTATCCAAATAGTTGCTGTACAAAGTCAAAATATTTTCCATTGAAACATTTTCCATCAAATTGAATTTCGCATATCCAGCCAACGAAAGACCCATTTCATAACGGAAAGTTTTGTTATCTTCAACTCCGTAATAATCTTTTTTATAAACTGCATTTCCCGGAGTAGTGAAATCTTTATTAACAAAAACGAATTTTGATGTTAAAGGAGCGATGTTTACTTTTAGGTTATCGCTTTTTTTCCACAACATACCCGGACCTACTTGAATAAATGCAGGAGAGAAGAATTTGCTGATAAGGGTTCTGTCTGTTTTTCCGTAGTTGTATCCTTTGTCAAACTGTGTTTTGAAGTTAAACAAAAGTGAGTAGAACCAAGTTTCAGAAGCTTGCTTTCCTAAAACTGAATTGAATTCCAAACGGTCTGTAGTTTTTCTTGTGTACTCATCACCTTTTAGTTTTGTGATTCCATAATCAACAAAAAGGTTGTTGTCCCAAGTCCAGCTGTCTTTTTTGTAGTTAAAAGCGTAACTAACAGCCAAGTTCACTGCAACGTTGTTAGTTCCTCCTCCTTGCCACTCATTGTTGAAGGCAGCTTGGCTGAACATTAAAGAAGCATTTCCGCCACGTGTCCAGTTTGACGTAGGCTCTGTCGTTTCTTGAGCGAAACCACTCAATGAAGATAAAAATAATACTGATAATAAAATTTTTTTCATCTGTTAAAATATTTAAGTTAATTTGGTTTATTTACTTTCTTTTAAAAATGGGCACTGTTGAACAAGCTTCCCCATACATTATGCTTTTGGCAATGGGCTGAATTTTCTGCAAAGCCAAAACATAGGCACTTTCAGGAATTGGTTTTTTGGAACATCCTTTGATTATGACAGGTTTTCCTTCGAGATAAGAAAAATCTATTTTAGAGATAATTTCCTGAAAAACAGAATTTTCCAAGTCGGTTAAATTCCCTTGTACGATTTTTTTTGCGTGAGGTTGCAACTTTGAAGCTATAAGCATAAAAGCCCACGCTGGAACAATTGCATCAGCCGAGTTATCAATTGCAACAAAGCAATTATCGTAATCAGTCCAAGGATGTTTTTCTAATTGCTCTCTGAAGTCTTTTTCCTTCAAAATGAGTCCTTCAAAAAGAAAATCTTTCAAATCGAATAAAACTCGCTTTTCTGTCGGATAAAAGTCTTCTAAATCAAAAACTTCCAACGGACTTTTGGTTACTCTATTTATAATTTCGTCAGCCAAAGGAAACGGTTTTATAAAAATCCTAATTCTAATTTAGCCACCTCACTCATCATATCCTGATGCCAAGGCGGGTCGAAAGTGATTTCAACTTCTACATCATTGATTTCATCAATGCTTTTCACTTTTTCCTGAACTTCCACAGGCAGAATTTCGGCTACCGGGCAATTAGGTGTAGTGAGTGTCATCAGAATCTTTACATCAAAATTTTCATTTACGAACACATCGTAAATTAGCCCCAATTCATAGATATCAACAGGAATTTCCGGGTCGTAAATCGTTTTTAGTGTTTCAACAATTTTTTCGCCTAAGGCTTCTGTATCAATTGTATTTGACATATTTTTAAGATTCTTTTAGTTGATAAACAAGTGCATAGCGTTTCATTTGCTCAATCATACTCACTAAGCCATTGGCACGTGTGGGTGAGAGATGCTCCTTCAGCCCTATTTGGTCAATGAAAGCAGTATCTGCCTTTACAATCTCTTCCGGTGTTTGATTTGAAAAAACACGTACGAGCAAAGCAACGATTCCTTTTGTTATAATAGCATCACTATCAGCGGTGTACACTACTTTTCCTTCTTGAAGGTCGGCAAATAACCAAACCTTGCTTTGGCAACCTTTGATTGTGTAATCGTCTGTTTTGTATTTGTCATCAATCAATGGTAAAGACTTTCCAAGTTCAATCAAATACTCATATCGTTGCATCCAATCATCAAAGAAAGAAAATTCTTCTACAATCTCATTTTGAATTTGCTGAATTGACATATTGAAAATTTGTGGGCAAATGTAATCAATTTTTTTAAGTATGCAAAAAATTAACAAAAAAGTTGAAGTTCAAAAAGATAAAAACCTAACCTCATTGTTTTTTTGGTTGTTTACAACAAGGTTAGGAAGTTTATTTTTTTTCGAAAGTTTTCGCTTTTAATCGTCATCATTGGCGTCTTCCAGAAAATCAGCGAACTCATTGGCTGTACTTCTGAAAGAGAAACTCTCGTGTAATTTGTAGTAATTTTGAGGGTCAACTACATTATAGAAAGCTTCTTTTGCTAATATCAAACGATTGCTGTCAAAGCTCAAACACTTCATCATATCAGCGATTTGCTTTGTAGTAAAAGATGTTGTGTTTTTTTGCATTCTGAAGAACTTAAGTTTGTCATCGTCAAATGTTTGATTTTTAAACATTCTGAAGAAAGAACTGAAATTGTTGTAATTCATTGTTCCTCTTCCGTATGCGTTATTCCAAACGTCATTCCATCTTCTGCCGTAATACACTTCTCGGGCATTATTAAGGTCTATTTCCTCTAAAAGGAATAATCCTCTTTGTGAGAAAAAGTCCAAGACCAAACGTGTGTTGTCACGCGGAGTTATTGTAACACAATATATTAGACTTCGTCCATACCAAATGTTAAGTTGCTGAGTTTTGGCGTACACATCAAAAAAGCGAAACATTCCCGTGCTGCTTGAAATTTCTTGGTCTCCCAAGCTAATGGTAAAACGCCCCATTTCAGGAATACGAATAAATACTTCGGCATAACCCGCATCGTAAGTCATTTCCCAACGATAGTTGTAACTTGTGTTCATTCCGCGGTCAATGGCAACATCTCTTCGGTTTTCGTTTTTTAGCCAACGTCCTGCACTCCCAATTTCTTGAGCATTTCCTGCAACGGTGGCAAACAATAGTAGAAGTAAACTTATCTTTTGCATAAAAAATGTTTTTTTGGTTTGTTTACGGAATATCTAAATCTGTGCCAAATCGCATAATTTTGCTGATTTTTCTTTCAAAATTGATAAAAAAATGATTTTTGGAAGAATGTTTTTTCTGTATTTTTCATAGAAACTTAGTGAGCTTATGTGCTTGAAAATGAATTAAAAAATAAAAAATACAATGATATTTCAAAAATATTTTTATCTTTGTGATGTTTTAAAGAAAGGATTATGGATAATTACACTACAATGTGGAGCTCGGCCACGCCGGGTTTTATTATTTTTTTGATAGACCAATCTGCTTCAATGCAGGAGGAATTTACTGCGGATAAAAACAAAGCTGAGTTCACGGCTTCTGTTATTAATGAAACAATTAATGATTTGATTTTGCAATGCAGTAGCGGAAATATGGTGAAAGACCGTTTGTTTATTTCTCTCATAGGTTACGGAGGAAAGGGAGGCACTTCGGTAGATGATATTCGTTCCGG
Proteins encoded in this region:
- the def gene encoding peptide deformylase codes for the protein MVLPIVAYGDPVLRKVGTDITADYPNLKELIANMFETMEASHGVGLAAPQIGLPIRLFVIDASPFGEDEDLTAEEQEFLKNFRKTFINAKILEETGDKWNFNEGCLSIPGVREDVLRHKKLTISYLDENFTPQELTVDGLAARIIQHEYDHIEGILFTDKLSAFKKRLLKGKLTDISKGKVNVDYRMRFPGAKKR
- a CDS encoding DUF5606 family protein, producing MNLNKILAISGKPGLYHLESQTRTGFLATSLLDGKRVSVGIRNNVSLLSEIAIYTLETEVPLAEVFKNIKQKENNGKTSISHKSDDATLEEYFFSVLPNYDEDRVYASDIKKVIQWYNLLLEKGFLEETPENKEEVSEKEEVVKG
- a CDS encoding leucyl aminopeptidase family protein produces the protein MKIQLFKNIEEEQLIDVTIYITESLNSLPATLYPYLEKYFEKKKNVVISIPTLEEPLVIALILEKSEKESVNNEKARLIGNEILTLLKKEEYLTARIISAVEDEMALMVLEGMLLSDYHFTKYKTKEEEKKEKDIQVYTEIAEDKIIELVGLLETVSIARNLVNEPPSVLTTTRFSEEITNLGNRYGFDVNVLSKSQIKKLRMGGLLGVNAGSDVPPTFNILTWRPQDAKNQQPYIFVGKGVVYDTGGYNVKPGSYMDTMKSDMAGAAAVVGLLCAVAQNKLPIHVIGLIPATDNRINSNAFVSDDVLTMMNGTTVEVKNTDAEGRLILADALVYAQNLNPKIVIDLATLTGAAARVTGHYGSAFMGNASAEIKQSLQQSGEMVFERLVELPFWEEFAEDLESPIADIKNLGKPEGGASSAGKFLEHFTNYPWLHIDIAGTAFLTAPYRYFKPGATGVGIRLLYHFLKKEENIL
- a CDS encoding SPFH domain-containing protein, coding for MQDLFTSVPFILIVVFIIFGTFFTVKQQTAVSVERFGKFQSIRHSGLQMKIPIIDKVAARISLKIQQLDVIVETKTLDDVFVKIKVSVQYVVIKDKVYDAIYRLEYPHDQITSYVFDVVRAEVPKMRLDDVFVKKDDIAIAVKREVQEAMETYGYDIIKTLVTDIDPDAQVKAAMNRINAAEREKVAAQYEGDAQRILIVEKAKAEAESKRLQGQGIADQRREIARGLVESVDVLNKVGISSQEASALIVVTQHYDTLQAVGQETNSNLILLPNSPQAGSDMLNNMITSFTASNQIAEKMKNKDKNL
- a CDS encoding mechanosensitive ion channel family protein, which codes for MNHFTAEDFEKLLKGWITELVNFVPTLVGALLIFIGGRYVIRFLVNLIQRIMLRREVEITLQTFVLQLVKWILHIALFLIIVQIIGIPTTQFFAILASAGIAVGLALQGSLSNFAGGIMILIFKPFKVGDNIEAKGERGTVKRIGLVSTTLNKFNNEEVIIPNGPLFGDSIINYTREDKRRVKVLVGIGYSSDLQKAKEILLDIAKSDKRAFEEPAPSVFVEELADSSVNISVRFWCNNDDYWDCYFAAIEAVKLRFDAEGIEIPFPQRVLNIVSDTSKS
- the galE gene encoding UDP-glucose 4-epimerase GalE, encoding MKKIVVTGGLGFIGSHTVVELQNSGFEVVIIDNLSNSSEDVLPRIVNITGKKPIFEKFDLRDKQAVIDFFQRHHDIAGMIHFAASKAVGESVEKPLLYYENNLTTLVYLLQELSKKDKAHFIFSSSCTVYGQADELPITENAPVKKAESPYGNTKQIGEEIIVDTCKVTPHLQAISLRYFNPIGAHPSAEIGELPIGVPQNLVPFITQTGIGLREKLSVFGDDYPTPDGTCIRDYIHVVDLAKAHVVALQRLLEGKNAENYEVFNVGTGTGSSVLEVINSFERVSCEKLNYQIVGRRAGDITAAYANTDKANNVLGWKSKSTLDEAMASAWKWEKKVRGK
- the dprA gene encoding DNA-processing protein DprA, with amino-acid sequence MKDEELLYLIALKKTPLIGDITAKKLIAHFGSAKDIFSQKKNKIENIDGIGERISQNLLKSEYLHEAEAELNFAQKNNIKICCFTDDDYPDLLKQCVDGPIFFYQRGNIHLKNKRILSIVGTRNITPYGKAFCEKLIEDLASLDVVIVSGFAYGVDITAHKTAINHNLQTIACLAHGLNMIYPQAHSKYCETMEEYGGFITDFGFQCKFDRKNFLSRNRIIAGLSEATVVIESGSKGGSLVTADIAFSYNRDVFAVPGRATDTYSVGCNDLIRVEKARILTSAKDLLYHLNWDKPASKPIQQQLFIELSAEEEKIHNYLKNNGKQLLDTIALECQIPVYQVSNLLFQLEMKNVIRPLPGKMFEVI
- a CDS encoding dipeptidase yields the protein MDSVKNYIEENKERFISELVELLKIPSISADSAYSQDVINTAQAVKKALDEAGCDMTEICETPGYPIVYGEKIIDPKLPTVLVYGHYDVQPADPLDLWLSDPFEPVIKTTEKHPQGAIFARGACDDKGQMYMHVKALEYMVKTNNLPCNVKFMIEGEEEVGSESLGWFVERNHEKLKNDIILISDTGMIANDTPSITTGLRGLSYVEVEVTGPNRDLHSGLYGGAVANPINVLTKMIASLHDENKRITIPGFYDKVEELSQEERNEMAKAPFSLENYKKALDINDIYGEAGYTTNERNSIRPTLDVNGIWGGYIGEGAKTVIPSKAFAKISMRLVPNQDWKEITELFQKHFESIAPAGVTVKVKPHHGGQGYVTPIDTAGYKAAAKAYAQTFGKEPIPVRSGGSIPIVALFEKELGSKSILMGFGLDSDAIHSPNEHFGIFNFLKGIETIPWFFHYFANK
- a CDS encoding DUF3078 domain-containing protein, whose amino-acid sequence is MKKILLSVLFLSSLSGFAQETTEPTSNWTRGGNASLMFSQAAFNNEWQGGGTNNVAVNLAVSYAFNYKKDSWTWDNNLFVDYGITKLKGDEYTRKTTDRLEFNSVLGKQASETWFYSLLFNFKTQFDKGYNYGKTDRTLISKFFSPAFIQVGPGMLWKKSDNLKVNIAPLTSKFVFVNKDFTTPGNAVYKKDYYGVEDNKTFRYEMGLSLAGYAKFNLMENVSMENILTLYSNYLDKPQNIDIDYTANVAMAINKYLSANFTFQAIYDDNAAKGFQIREVLGLGLNYKL
- a CDS encoding DUF2480 family protein, which produces MADEIINRVTKSPLEVFDLEDFYPTEKRVLFDLKDFLFEGLILKEKDFREQLEKHPWTDYDNCFVAIDNSADAIVPAWAFMLIASKLQPHAKKIVQGNLTDLENSVFQEIISKIDFSYLEGKPVIIKGCSKKPIPESAYVLALQKIQPIAKSIMYGEACSTVPIFKRK